GACTGCAGCATCGCGGCGACGGTCTTCTTGCCCTGGACCTGGCCGTAGAGCGGGGTGACCGGGAGGCTGGCACCGCCCTCGACCATCTGCTGGGCGAAGGGCGCGACGACCGGGTCTTCCTCGGCCTGCACCTGCTCGAGCAGCTTCTTGGTGCCCGGGAAGAAGCCGGACTGCTCGCCCCACTCGGCGGCGAGGTCGCCGGTCGCCATGGTCTCGACCAGGGCGAACGCGAGGTCGGGGTTCTCGGTGCCCTGGAAGACGCCGAGGTGCGAACCGCCCAGGAACGACGGGGAGATCCCGCCGTCCTGCCCGGGGATCGGGAAGGCGCCGATCTTGCCCTTCAGGTCGGGGTTCGCCTCGACGAGGGCCCGCGGGGTCCAGCTGCCGGAGATCATCATCGCCACGTCACCGCGGGCGAAGGCGTCGGAGAGATCGGCTTCGTCCCAGGTGGTCGCGGCCGGGGTGGAGAAGCCGTGCTCGAGGGCGAGGTCGGTGTAGAACTCGATGCCCTCCTGCGCCTCGGGGGAGTCGATCGTGCTGGTCCAGCTGTCGCCGTCCTGCTCGGCGATCCGGCCGCCGGCACCCCAGATGAACGGGTAGACGCCGTACTCGCTGTCGCCGGGCACCGGGAGGGTGACCATGTCGGGGTTCGCCTTCTTCAGCTTCTCCCCCGCGGCGACCAGCTCGTCCCAGCTGGTCGGCGGCGTCACGCCTGCCTGGTCGAACACGTCGGTGCGGTAGACGAAGGACCGGACGCCGGCGTACCACGGCATCCCGTAGAGCCCATCGTCGACGGTGCCCGCCTGCACCAGGCCCGGGACCAGCTGCTCCTCGAGGCCGGCCTTCTCGACCGGTCCGCTGAGGTCCATCAGCGCGCCCGCGGCGGCGAACTCCGGGGTCCACGTGGTGCCGATCTCGGCGACGTCAGGGGTGGTGTCGCCCGCGATCGCGTTCACGAACTTGTCGTGCGCCTCGGCCCAGGGCACGAACTGCACGTCCAGCGTGGCGCCGGTCTTGTCCTCGAAGGCTGCCTTCAGGTCCTCGACGTAGGGCTCTGCATTCGGGTTGGTGCCCTCCATGATCCAGAGGCTCAGCTCCTCGCCCTCGCCGGAGACCTCGCCGCTCCCGGCCTGGTCGAACTCCGACCCTGCGGACGACCCCGAGGCGTCGCTCCCGCAGGCGGAGAGCGGCGCCAGGACGGCGAGTGCGGCCAGCCCGACCGCCACGCGATTCCACTTCATTGCTGTCCTTCCCTGATGCTGGTCGAAACGGGACCGCCGAGTCAGCCGCCACCGAGACCATCGGCCTAGACCTTTGGTCTGCCATTCATTCCACAGGGAGAGGGTCGCCGTCAAGACTCACACGCCGGCGCGTCGCCTCGGGCGCCGACCTGGTCGAGGAGCCGGCCCGCTGGGCTCACCCGGCGGCGGGCTCGGGCGGGAAGATGTCGGCGACGATCCGGTAGCGGTCACCGCGGTAGAGCGAGCGGACGAACTCGGCCACCTCGCCCGTCGCGACCCGTGAGGTCCGCTCGAACAGGAACACCGGCGCGCCGGCCTCGACCCCGAGCAGCTCGGCGTCCTCCGCCCCGACCAGGGCCGGCTCCGCGGTCTGGGTGCCCGAGACGACCGGGTTGTGGTACCTGCCCGCGAGCAGGTCGTAGAACGATGTGCCGTCCAGGTCGGCGCCGGTCAGCCCGGGGGCTACCGTGCTCGGCACATGCAGGTCCTCCACCGCCATCGGCAGCCCGTCGGCCAGCCGGAGCCGGCGGATGTGCACCACCTCGGTGCGGGGCGGCACGTCGAGCAGCGAGGACAGCATCATCCCGGCGGCGAACCGGCGCGTCAGCAACGTCCTGCTGCCCGGCTCCATCCCCCGGGCGCGCATGTCGGCCGAGAACGAGGTGGCCGCGAGGCGCTGGGTCAGCTTGCCGGCGGAGACGAACGTCCCCGACCCCTGCCGCCGGATCAGCCGCGACTCCTCCACCAGCGAGTCCACCGCGCGGCGCAGGGTCATCCGGGCCACGCCGAGGTCGCGGGCCAGGTCGCGCTCGACCGGAAGCGGCTCGCCCGGCGCCAGGCCCGCGATCAGCTGCTCCAGGCGCGCCCGCACCTGCTGCTGCTTCGGCGTCCCGGGCCGGGTGGCGGCGTTGCTCACGGGCCATTGGTACAGCACGCAGCCACGCGGCCACAAACGAACCGCCCGACAGGTGCGCCGCTCATCGCACCTCGATGCGGCGCGGGACGCTCTCCCGGTAGGCCCGGTCCAGCGCGGTGACGTAGTAGGTCACCCCGTCGGACGGAGCCGCCTCGTCGAGGTACGCCTGGTCCCCCTCCGAATCGGCCCGGAACCAACCCAGCAGGTGCTCGGCGTCGGCGGTGTCGCACAGGTCCGCACTGCGCCCCGACACCCGGTAGATCGCGTAGGCGGCGTCGTCGCCGTCCCAGGTCAGCCGGATGCCGTCGGGGGTCCGCTCCGCGGCGACGGCTCCGACCGGTCGCGGCGCTCGGCCCGGCACGCCCTGGGTCACCGGGATCAGGGCCGGGTGGGCGTAGTGGTCGGCCTGGACGAGGTCCATGTGGCCGAGACGGTTGGCGCGCACGTCCTTGGCGGAGAAGTAGATGTCGCCCTGCACCTGCGGGAAGTCCCGGTTGAAGGTCAAGTGCCGGGTCATCTCCTCCGGGTCGGCCCAGGCCGGCGACTGCGTCGAGGTGCCGACCTTGTAGGTGGCCTGGCCGATGTAGAGCTGCGCGTCGGTGCCCTCGACCTGCTCGGCCCACCAGGGCACCAGCTTCGCGTAGTCGGCCGGCGCGAAGCCGATGTTCCAGTAGACCTGCGGGGCGATGTAGTCCAGCCAACCCTTGCGGACCCAACCGCGCGTGTCGGCGTAGAGGTCGTCGTAGGTCTCCGCTCCCGCGGTCG
The DNA window shown above is from Nocardioides mesophilus and carries:
- a CDS encoding sugar ABC transporter substrate-binding protein, with translation MKWNRVAVGLAALAVLAPLSACGSDASGSSAGSEFDQAGSGEVSGEGEELSLWIMEGTNPNAEPYVEDLKAAFEDKTGATLDVQFVPWAEAHDKFVNAIAGDTTPDVAEIGTTWTPEFAAAGALMDLSGPVEKAGLEEQLVPGLVQAGTVDDGLYGMPWYAGVRSFVYRTDVFDQAGVTPPTSWDELVAAGEKLKKANPDMVTLPVPGDSEYGVYPFIWGAGGRIAEQDGDSWTSTIDSPEAQEGIEFYTDLALEHGFSTPAATTWDEADLSDAFARGDVAMMISGSWTPRALVEANPDLKGKIGAFPIPGQDGGISPSFLGGSHLGVFQGTENPDLAFALVETMATGDLAAEWGEQSGFFPGTKKLLEQVQAEEDPVVAPFAQQMVEGGASLPVTPLYGQVQGKKTVAAMLQSILSGDASVQEATEQAAKEMDAIFAAGS
- a CDS encoding GntR family transcriptional regulator, giving the protein MSNAATRPGTPKQQQVRARLEQLIAGLAPGEPLPVERDLARDLGVARMTLRRAVDSLVEESRLIRRQGSGTFVSAGKLTQRLAATSFSADMRARGMEPGSRTLLTRRFAAGMMLSSLLDVPPRTEVVHIRRLRLADGLPMAVEDLHVPSTVAPGLTGADLDGTSFYDLLAGRYHNPVVSGTQTAEPALVGAEDAELLGVEAGAPVFLFERTSRVATGEVAEFVRSLYRGDRYRIVADIFPPEPAAG